A section of the Humulus lupulus chromosome 2, drHumLupu1.1, whole genome shotgun sequence genome encodes:
- the LOC133817154 gene encoding protein WVD2-like 7 isoform X2 has translation MGEPTCLMQVQPFSYASGLPSEANEGNPIHALGQSVSFGRFMSESLAWEKWSTFSNNRYVEEAERFSQPGSVAQKKAFFEAHYKNLAARKAAAAAAALLEKENAAASANTAPDKPDPTQDSKTTVSNFEAVVDELGQKIFVVNGNGHRPNVEKIENFDSRKVEVTDVVTGVEVSSHVENQEEKVRELSETAKLEKSISKPEREVPKKKITLSSTKSSTKSAAHTKSSTKSAAPTATPLNKRLALEPTDKKRSTPKTLHKAINFTPIRELNRITSSVIRKIENSRVGASSSKANKDISTPLRTPNTVSKNGVRQQTLNTPCSANRRAATPVNPPTSGIKPSGPKWRLLPTEKKTRSPFSSTPFSLRTEERAARRQEKLEEKFNANEAITEQLQTKVKDKPETAAGKLNPSLCFKARPLPDFYKQRKPQKNEIKKVPPVTRPQSPNLRSKPTPTKVEKRSSQTPNKPPVKNNGSKQIQGKNARSPTCSLISRPTRTTTITHENRSPNIQQG, from the exons ATGGGAGAGCCAACTTGTCTCATGCAAGTCCAGCCATTTTCTTATGCTTCTGGTCTTCCCAGTGAAGCCAATGAG GGAAACCCAATTCATGCACTAGGGCAATCAGTCTCTTTTGGGAGGTTTATGTCAGAGTCCTTAGCTTGGGAGAAATGGTCAACCTTTTCTAACAACCGCTACGTTGAAGAGGCCGAGAGGTTCTCTCAGCCAGGCTCAGTGGCTCAGAAGAAAGCTTTCTTCGAAGCTCATTACAAAAACTTAGCAGCTCGAAAGGCAGCTGCTGCAGCAGCGGCCTTGCTTGAAAAGGAAAATGCAGCTGCATCAGCAAACACTGCTCCTGATAAACCTGATCCAACCCAAGATTCAAAAACGACAGTTTCCAACTTTGAAGCTGTCGTTGATGAACTGGGACAGAAAATTTTCGTCGTCAACGGAAATGGGCATCGTCCAAATGTTGAAAAAATCGAAAATTTTGACAGCAGAAAGGTTGAAGTTACTGATGTGGTAACTGGGGTTGAAGTTTCAAGCCATGTTGAAAACCAGGAGGAAAAAGTGAGAGAGTTAAGCGAGACAGCAAAGTTGGAAAAATCCATATCAAAG CCTGAACGAGAAGTTCCCAAGAAGAAAATAACTCTTTCTTCTACAAAATCTTCAACCAAATCTGCAGCTCACACAAAATCATCAACCAAATCTGCAGCTCCTACTGCAACTCCATTGAATAAAAGACTTGCATTAGAGCCAACAGATAAGAAGAGATCAACTCCGAAAACCCTTCACAAGGCTATAAATTTCACACCCATTAGAGAACTAAATAGAATAACCTCATCAGTCATTAGAAAGATTGAGAATTCTAGAGTCGGTGCCAGTTCTTCCAAGGCAAATAAAGATATTTCCACTCCTTTAAGAACTCCAAACACG GTATCTAAGAATGGGGTTCGACAGCAGACTCTAAACACTCCTTGTTCGGCAAACAGAAG GGCTGCAACACCAGTCAATCCCCCAACCTCAGGAATCAAACCATCTGGACCAAAATGGCGGTTGCTTCCTACAGA AAAAAAAACACGGTCCCCATTTTCATCGACTCCTTTCAGCTTGAGAACAGAAGAGAGAGCTGCAAGAAGACAGGAG AAGCTAGAAGAAAAATTCAATGCGAACGAGGCAATTACAGAGCAGCTACAGACTAAAGTCAAG GACAAACCAGAAACAGCAGCTGGGAAGTTAAATCCAAGTCTTTGCTTCAAAGCCAGGCCATTGCCTGATTTTTATAAGCAAAGAAAACCTCAAAAGAATGAGATTAAAAAg GTTCCTCCAGTTACTCGTCCTCAATCACCTAATCTAAGAAGCAAGCCTACTCCTACTAAAGTTGAGAAGAGATCCTCTCAAACTCCTAATAAGCCACCTGTGAAGAACAATGGCTCTAAGCAGATTCAGGGAAAGAATGCTCGTAGTCCGACTTGTTCTCTCATTTCACGACCCACTAGGACGACTACAATAACTCATGAGAACAGATCTCCAAATATTCAGCAGGGATAA
- the LOC133817154 gene encoding protein WVD2-like 7 isoform X1 codes for MGEPTCLMQVQPFSYASGLPSEANEGNPIHALGQSVSFGRFMSESLAWEKWSTFSNNRYVEEAERFSQPGSVAQKKAFFEAHYKNLAARKAAAAAAALLEKENAAASANTAPDKPDPTQDSKTTVSNFEAVVDELGQKIFVVNGNGHRPNVEKIENFDSRKVEVTDVVTGVEVSSHVENQEEKVRELSETAKLEKSISKPEREVPKKKITLSSTKSSTKSAAHTKSSTKSAAPTATPLNKRLALEPTDKKRSTPKTLHKAINFTPIRELNRITSSVIRKIENSRVGASSSKANKDISTPLRTPNTVSKNGVRQQTLNTPCSANRRAATPVNPPTSGIKPSGPKWRLLPTDCSKFLSGCRKKTRSPFSSTPFSLRTEERAARRQEKLEEKFNANEAITEQLQTKVKDKPETAAGKLNPSLCFKARPLPDFYKQRKPQKNEIKKVPPVTRPQSPNLRSKPTPTKVEKRSSQTPNKPPVKNNGSKQIQGKNARSPTCSLISRPTRTTTITHENRSPNIQQG; via the exons ATGGGAGAGCCAACTTGTCTCATGCAAGTCCAGCCATTTTCTTATGCTTCTGGTCTTCCCAGTGAAGCCAATGAG GGAAACCCAATTCATGCACTAGGGCAATCAGTCTCTTTTGGGAGGTTTATGTCAGAGTCCTTAGCTTGGGAGAAATGGTCAACCTTTTCTAACAACCGCTACGTTGAAGAGGCCGAGAGGTTCTCTCAGCCAGGCTCAGTGGCTCAGAAGAAAGCTTTCTTCGAAGCTCATTACAAAAACTTAGCAGCTCGAAAGGCAGCTGCTGCAGCAGCGGCCTTGCTTGAAAAGGAAAATGCAGCTGCATCAGCAAACACTGCTCCTGATAAACCTGATCCAACCCAAGATTCAAAAACGACAGTTTCCAACTTTGAAGCTGTCGTTGATGAACTGGGACAGAAAATTTTCGTCGTCAACGGAAATGGGCATCGTCCAAATGTTGAAAAAATCGAAAATTTTGACAGCAGAAAGGTTGAAGTTACTGATGTGGTAACTGGGGTTGAAGTTTCAAGCCATGTTGAAAACCAGGAGGAAAAAGTGAGAGAGTTAAGCGAGACAGCAAAGTTGGAAAAATCCATATCAAAG CCTGAACGAGAAGTTCCCAAGAAGAAAATAACTCTTTCTTCTACAAAATCTTCAACCAAATCTGCAGCTCACACAAAATCATCAACCAAATCTGCAGCTCCTACTGCAACTCCATTGAATAAAAGACTTGCATTAGAGCCAACAGATAAGAAGAGATCAACTCCGAAAACCCTTCACAAGGCTATAAATTTCACACCCATTAGAGAACTAAATAGAATAACCTCATCAGTCATTAGAAAGATTGAGAATTCTAGAGTCGGTGCCAGTTCTTCCAAGGCAAATAAAGATATTTCCACTCCTTTAAGAACTCCAAACACG GTATCTAAGAATGGGGTTCGACAGCAGACTCTAAACACTCCTTGTTCGGCAAACAGAAG GGCTGCAACACCAGTCAATCCCCCAACCTCAGGAATCAAACCATCTGGACCAAAATGGCGGTTGCTTCCTACAGA TTGTTCAAAGTTTTTGAGTGGTTGCAGAAAAAAAACACGGTCCCCATTTTCATCGACTCCTTTCAGCTTGAGAACAGAAGAGAGAGCTGCAAGAAGACAGGAG AAGCTAGAAGAAAAATTCAATGCGAACGAGGCAATTACAGAGCAGCTACAGACTAAAGTCAAG GACAAACCAGAAACAGCAGCTGGGAAGTTAAATCCAAGTCTTTGCTTCAAAGCCAGGCCATTGCCTGATTTTTATAAGCAAAGAAAACCTCAAAAGAATGAGATTAAAAAg GTTCCTCCAGTTACTCGTCCTCAATCACCTAATCTAAGAAGCAAGCCTACTCCTACTAAAGTTGAGAAGAGATCCTCTCAAACTCCTAATAAGCCACCTGTGAAGAACAATGGCTCTAAGCAGATTCAGGGAAAGAATGCTCGTAGTCCGACTTGTTCTCTCATTTCACGACCCACTAGGACGACTACAATAACTCATGAGAACAGATCTCCAAATATTCAGCAGGGATAA
- the LOC133817153 gene encoding protein FAR1-RELATED SEQUENCE 5-like gives MDCNEPDILSGPQKENEEKCRSPRGSASEMSQVVIDGAYDPSEGKILNNVEESGVVSSTEHKGQSPNASSVDIDDEECQTPKLSSVNKCEMDVDYSRFESSSVDVSESGSGVKDEEDLYLVPDVGIEFESEDHAYKCYSRYAVLEGFSIRKDFVNKSRINGAVVSRRYTCYRQGYRPAKPNTNARKPRQETRTGCLAHMTIARQPNDKFRVTHFETKHNHEFVTSSTTHMLPSQKRLTFAQAVEDELANHCAIDGVPKLGMGFDSEDQAYEFYNAYAGRVGFSVRKDYVNRSKIDGAVASRRFICFREGFRQRDKRDMNVKRPRKETRIGCLAQLVISRQSDGKYRVTHFEEKHNHELVAPCRIHMLRSQKRLVVTQVEGSLVDSSNGQPLSAPELLCKTVGDCNDLYYNPIDYKSKLPFKCTREIREGEGGKMQQYFLDKHSKNPSFFYAMQPDADGQITNVFWADAKMLMDYGDFGDVVCFDTSYKLHKDCRPFALFIGINHHKQIVIFGAALLYDETLESYNWLFRTFIEAMSSKKPKTILTDQDVVMAEAINTVLRGTHHRTCLWHLYQNAAKQLGYMIAGSSSFINDLSHCFFDLEEEEDFSNAWKAMLDLYGLWENDWLHEIYENREKWAMPYRRHIFCADIESALRFEAFTTNLRKYLNPDSDVIPLLKHLAKVVNSFHYKELKANYDMNQHPPKLMGDVIFLKHARDFYTPPVFELFQHEYETCLNIIVNQCTHSGALFQYKVSLYGQQREYTVTFNSADETIACNCMKFEFVGVLCSHALKVLDYRNIKLLPTKYLLKRWTKDARV, from the coding sequence ATGGACTGTAATGAGCCTGATATATTGAGTGGCCcgcaaaaagaaaatgaagagaagTGTCGGAGTCCAAGAGGTTCAGCTTCTGAAATGAGTCAGGTGGTTATTGATGGTGCTTATGATCCAAGTGAAGGTAAAATCTTGAACAATGTTGAAGAGAGTGGAGTGGTTAGTAGTACTGAACATAAGGGCCAGAGCCCAAATGCTTCCTCTGTTGACATTGATGATGAGGAATGCCAGACCCCAAAATTATCCTCTGTTAATAAGTGTGAAATGGATGTTGATTATAGTCGTTTTGAGTCTTCCTCAGTGGACGTATCAGAATCTGGCAGTGGTGTTAAGGATGAGGAAGACTTATATTTGGTTCCAGATGTTGGGATTGAGTTTGAATCAGAAGATCATGCTTACAAGTGTTATAGTAGATATGCGGTTTTAGAAGGTTTCAGTATCAGAAAAGATTTTGTAAACAAAAGTAGGATAAATGGTGCAGTGGTTTCCAGAAGATACACTTGTTATAGGCAAGGCTATCGGCCTGCCAAGCCGAATACTAATGCCAGGAAGCCACGGCAGGAGACTAGAACTGGCTGCTTGGCACATATGACCATAGCACGCCAACCCAATGACAAGTTCCGTGTTACTCATTTTGAAACAAAGCACAATCATGAGTTTGTTACCTCTTCAACAACTCACATGTTACCATCACAGAAGAGGTTGACTTTTGCTCAAGCAGTTGAAGATGAGTTAGCTAATCATTGTGCGATCGATGGTGTACCAAAGCTTGGAATGGGGTTTGACTCAGAAGATCAAGCATATGAGTTTTACAATGCATATGCTGGACGAGTAGGATTCAGTGTTAGGAAAGATTATGTAAATAGGAGTAAGATAGATGGTGCTGTGGCATCTAGAAGGTTTATTTGCTTCAGAGAAGGTTTTCGGCAGAGAGACAAGCGTGATATGAACGTGAAGAGGCCTAGAAAGGAAACTAGAATCGGATGTTTGGCACAATTAGTCATTTCAAGACAGTCTGATGGTAAATATCGTGTTACTCACTTTGAGGAAAAGCACAATCATGAGCTAGTTGCTCCTTGCAGAATTCACATGTTACGATCACAAAAGAGATTGGTTGTGACACAAGTTGAAGGTAGTTTAGTAGATAGTTCTAATGGTCAGCCACTATCAGCTCCGGAGCTACTGTGTAAGACAGTTGGAGATTGCAACGATCTCTATTATAATCCTATAGATTACAAGAGTAAACTACCATTCAAATGTACAAGAGAAATAAGAGAGGGAGAAGGTGGTAAAATGCAGCAATATTTTCTTGACAAGCATTCTAAGAACCCTTCCTTTTTCTATGCTATGCAACCAGATGCTGATGGTcaaataacaaatgtcttttgGGCTGATGCAAAGATGTTGATGGACTATGGTGATTTTGGTGATGTCGTTTGCTTCGATACAAGTTACAAACTACATAAAGACTGCAGACCTTTTGCACTTTTTATTGGGATAAATCATCATAAACAAATAGTGATATTTGGTGCTGCACTTTTGTATGACGAAACACTTGAATCTTACAATTGGCTTTTTAGAACTTTCATAGAGGCAATGTCCAGTAAGAAACCAAAGACTATTCTCACTGATCAGGATGTGGTAATGGCTGAGGCAATCAATACAGTGTTGCGAGGAACACATCATCGAACTTGCCTGTGGCATCTCTACCAAAATGCAGCCAAACAACTTGGTTACATGATTGCAGGGTCAAGTTCTTTTATTAATGATTTAAGCCATTGCTTTTTTGATCTGGAAGAGGAAGAAGATTTCAGTAATGCATGGAAGGCTATGTTAGATCTGTACGGTCTATGGGAAAATGATTGGTTACACGAGATATATGAAAACAGAGAAAAATGGGCCATGCCATATAGAAGGCATATTTTCTGTGCTGACATAGAAAGTGCATTACGATTTGAAGCTTTTACTACAAACTTGAGAAAGTACTTGAATCCTGATTCGGATGTCATTCCCTTGTTAAAGCATCTAGCTAAGGTAGTGAATAGTTTCCACTACAAAGAATTGAAAGCCAACTATGATATGAACCAACACCCTCCAAAATTAATGGGAGATGTGATTTTTTTGAAGCATGCAAGAGATTTCTACACTCCACCGGTATTTGAATTGTTCCAGCATGAATACGAAACTTGTCTAAATATTATTGTGAACCAATGCACACACAGTGGAGCGCTATTCCAATACAAAGTCAGTCTATATGGGCAACAGAGGGAGTACACAGTTACTTTTAATTCAGCTGATGAGACGATTGCCTGCAATTGTATGAAATTTGAGTTTGTTGGAGTTTTGTGCAGCCATGCATTGAAAGTGCTTGACTATAGGAACATAAAGCTTCTTCCAACCAAGTACCTCTTGAAGAGATGGACAAAAGATGCAAGAGTCTGA
- the LOC133817155 gene encoding uncharacterized protein LOC133817155, whose protein sequence is MKREGRQHGMVRTIRILPSPLNPRPETRFVNRFDSPATAGLFTRVSTKPTGHSKFTGKCAQPRCNGCHLHPTCKAKDKTKGNQKLKSNDVVSNHRLLTWRVVDGRTGLNVSGFSATQMLDQLSNFYAEDIYDDDEEGEGEEEKSGHYDDHDYDYDYGYGSNVNDSRIDFEPNNETRVEIKNEDDVDEKEERMSFCDVGFVLDQEDDGWCLVGEM, encoded by the coding sequence ATGAAGAGAGAGGGTCGCCAGCATGGGATGGTTCGAACCATCAGAATCCTACCATCTCCGTTGAACCCCAGACCCGAGACCAGATTCGTGAACCGGTTCGACTCGCCGGCCACTGCCGGGCTGTTCACCCGGGTGTCCACCAAGCCCACCGGCCACTCCAAGTTCACGGGCAAGTGCGCCCAGCCACGCTGCAACGGGTGTCACTTGCACCCGACGTGTAAGGCCAAGGACAAGACCAAAGGCAACCAGAAGCTCAAATCGAACGACGTCGTTTCCAATCATAGGTTGCTGACTTGGCGGGTCGTGGATGGCCGAACTGGCTTGAACGTTTCTGGGTTTTCTGCCACGCAGATGTTGGATCAACTGTCAAATTTTTATGCAGAAGatatttatgatgatgatgaagaaggagaaggagaagaagaaaaaagtggTCATTATGATgatcatgattatgattatgactatgGTTATGGTTCCAATGTTAATGATTCTAGGATTGATTTTGAGCCTAATAATGAAACAAGGGTCGAGATAAAAAATGAAGATGATGTTgatgaaaaagaagaaagaatgaGCTTTTGTGATGTGGGATTTGTGTTGGACCAAGAAGATGATGGTTGGTGTTTGGTGGGAGAAATGTGA
- the LOC133817156 gene encoding cystinosin homolog — translation MASWNTIPMEITYEALGWIAFLSWSISFYPQVILNFRRKSVVGLNFDFMVLNVTKHTSYLIYNATLYFSSTVQRQYFEKYGFGQMIPVAANDVAFSVHVTLLTIYLLFQISIYEKGDQTISKITILIIAAVWLFAGVCFFIALQTNSWLWLISIFNMIQVFMTTIKYTPQVFMNFKRKSTEGFSIGYILCDFSGGLANYAQMTVQSLDQNSWINFSGNMGKVLLSLISMFFDVIFMCQHFLLYSTRKVKLHSETSIGKEPLLIKSCDYPELENV, via the exons ATGGCTTCCTGGAATACGATTCCGATGGAGATCACATACGAAGCTCTGGGTTGGATCGCTTTTCTCTCTTGGTCAATCAGTTTCTATCCCCAAGTCATCTTAAATTTTCGTCGAAAAAG TGTTGTTGGGTTGAACTTTGATTTTATGGTGCTAAACGTAACAAAGCACACCTCTTATCTCATCTACAACGCTACTCTATACTTTAGCTCCACTGTCCAAAGACAGTATTTCGAGAAGTATGGCTTCGGACAG ATGATACCGGTAGCAGCTAATGATGTGGCTTTCTCTGTACATGTTACACTATTAACAATATATCTCTTATTCCAAATATCAATCTATGAA AAAGGAGACCAAACCATCTCTAAGATTACTATCCTAATTATCGCTGCTGTGTGGTTATTTGCTGGAGTTTGCTTTTTTATTGCTCTCCAAACCAATTCTTGGCTGTGGTTGATCTCTATATTCAA CATGATCCAAGTTTTTATGACAACCATTAAATATACTCCTCAG GTATTCATGAACTTCAAGAGGAAAAGCACTGAGGGATTCAGTATTGGTTATATTCTATGTGATTTTTCTGGTGGACTTGCAAACTATGCCCAAATGACTGTACAGTCTTTAGATCAAA attcttggataAACTTCTCTGGAAATATGGGGAAGGTACTTCTGTCCTTG ATATCTATGTTCTTTGACGTTATATTCATGTGCCAACATTTTCTGCTCTATTCTACCCGAAAAGTGAAACTCCATTCTGAAACCAGCATTGGAAAAGAACCACTTCTTATCAAGTCTTGTGATTACCCAGAGTTGGAAAATGTTTGA